In Melanotaenia boesemani isolate fMelBoe1 chromosome 5, fMelBoe1.pri, whole genome shotgun sequence, the DNA window TCTAGCAGGCACAGTGGTTGCTGGTTGTTGTGAAtgctaatatgttttttttttttacctctttccAGGCTGGTTTAGATAAAATGGCCCAGGGACACATGTTGGCTGATGTGGTGGCCATTATAGGTAAGaaaattattgttgtttttacaaaacCTGTTCCAGAAAGAGTTGTGATGCTGTGTGAAATGTGAGTAAAAACATAATACAATGATTTGCAAACTCATCAGCCTATAGTTACTttccagtagaagataaacaactgagatattttatcatttcatgggaAATACGAGCtgattgtgaatctgatggcagcaacacgtctgtaaaaagtagttccagggtgatgtttaccattgtgtagcatcccctcttctttttaacatctgtctgtaaacatctgggaagtgaggagaccagttctggagttttaggagaggaatgttgtcccattctggtctgatgcaggattctagctgctctacagtgcTGGACCtgggttgctggatttctgcttccatgatgctccagatgttgtgtattggtgaaagatctggactgcaggcaggccagttcagctgccgtgtgaagccatgctgctgtgatggatgcaggatgtggttcagcattgtcttgctgaaatctgcaaggtcttccctgaaagagacgttgtctggatgggagcagatgttgctctaaaacctccatgtacttttcagcattgatggagcttcacagatgtgagTTCaaggaaaaacttaaaaaatagcAGCAGCAAAATAGAACGGGTCTGCTGTGGATACGTATTTGTAGGAAACTCTGAAATAGGTAAGAATTATGTAGCGTGTTGACAGTCGAAATGCTCCGAACAACAAGTTGTTCACGCagatatttgatcaaatttgTTCAAATCTATTTAGTCTTCTTTTTCTGAATTAGTACACGTGCCAAAACATGTCAACAGTGTTAAAATCATATTAAACctttccatcatgtaaacacacaaccGATGGATCCCTTTATTTAGTGTCCATGTacacatgtcagctggaatctctgattaGATTCATTTCTAtttgatagattaaatatttttccatgTAAGCCTAGCTAGTGATTTCTGGACCttttcctgagcccatgcagtgatttcccgtagagaatcatgtctgttttttaatGCTGTGCTGCCTGAAGGCCTGAACATCACCAGGATCAAGTTTTGAACTTCAGCCTTGTCCCGtacatacagagattcctcctgattctctgaatcttatGATAATATCATACACTGTATATGGAGGGATTTTCAAAAATCTGAGACATttgtctgaaattgttccacaatgtTTTGTCTAAGATTGGTGAGCCTCTGTCCATCttcccatctgagagactctgcctctctgaaatgctcctttcatacccagtcatgttactgacctgttaccaattaacctaattagctGTTAAATGCTCCTCCAATTGTTCCTGATTTGTACCATTTAATTTTCCAGCCTTCTGTTGCTCCTGTTCAAACCTTTttcagacgtgttgctgccatcagattcactatcagctcatatttccatgaaatagtaaaatgtccgTTTCACCATCTGATGACGTCTGTGGTCTAATAGGAAGGAAatattgcattctgtttttatttacatttcacacgaTGTCTCAACTTTTTGGAGCTGCTGTAGGAAGTGAatgcagaagtttttttttattcactcgTTCCTTCATCTCTTCATTGCAGGTACACAGGATATCGTGTTTGGTGAGGTTGACCGTTAGCATAGCGCTGCTGACAATGAAGAGGCTTCTTTCTCTGTCACATGTCGCGCTCTTCCTGTTTTCACTCTAGTTTTCAACAGAAGTCTCTGCTTTATCATCATTAATGTACAACGtcctaataaatattttatctcTGAAACATAAGACttgatttgttttcagtgaCGTCGTGTTGGTTGTAACGTTTTTCTCTTGACGGCTTCATTTCCTCGATCTGTTTGAATATTAAAACATGCCAGCagcagtgtctttttttttttttcctctggtttGGTATTTAAAGGGGGAGTGGTCTGACGAGATCTGAGACAAGTGGACTTAGAGCTCCGACCACAACTTCCCCTCTTTGGTGTGAAGTATGCAATACTTGAGTCTTCACCAGAAGGCAGAGAGGAAAGAACACAGCAACAGGTCGTCACGTTTGCCGTCTGCTGAAGGAGCAGCTTGTTTGAACCCACGTTGAGACTCCGTCGCGATGACCGTGTCGGGTATGAACCCAGTACTGGTGGCAGTTCCTCTGTGGATGAGCTTTGGCAGAGCAGGTGAGTTggaatgaaaagtaaaaataaagttttataggTGGTGGCGTTTCCAAACAGTCTAACTTAGTCAATATGATCAGTAACACCTGCGATGTGTGTACGGTTAACcaggattaaaaataaagaaactttcCACTTTCCAGCTGCATGAAGTTAACCATATTAAATAATGTTAAGACATGTTTATCTCCAGgatattcagtgtttttgtcaGAGGGCAACACGTTGGTTAAAAACAGCGAACTTGTTCGACATTTGGCCTGATTACGTCCGTTGTAGGCAGCAGAGATGCAGCCGCCACAGCAGTTCCTGTGAAAAGAGAAACTGACCCCGTTGGCTTGTTGTAGCTTGTGGTGATGGACACACATGGTGTGTTTGACCACAAACTGCTGCAGTTATTAGCacacttttcatgcacatcCTTTACCAAACATACAGGTTCAGTTCCATCTAAGCCAAGTTAACGCTGCTATGTTTTTTgaagttgtatatttgaatgcactggaaaagaaaaaaaattttaaatgtgcaccAAGATTCAAAATTGCTTATTTACAaataacaaaccaaaaacaaatggAGATAAGTAaagtttatctgtttttaaagtgcacTAATTTGGTCATTTTGTGCAAATCAGTTTTCTCATGAAACAGATCAGGTTTTTTAATAGTAATTATCATTTACAATGATAAAGATTTGAAAAAATTTTTGTGTGTCTGGGTGTGTCAAACAGGTTTGTAAAGTATGTGAGATGTTGCACCTAAAGTATTTCAGTTTTTACTGTAAACCACAGCAGACCACCCACTTGAGGCAAATTCAGTTGGTGgctgttaaaaaaatttaatagaaATGTATAAATTCCCTATTAAAGCAAAGTATTAGGTGACAATGTCATTACTTagaagatttgttttaattttgttaattttgtGGCTTTAAATTGGTGCAAGAAGGAGAAAATAcagtagttttttaaaaaacttggtttaacaaaaacaaaagcaaaaaaaaaaaaggtgtgatGAGCTGGAACATGTTCACATATTAGTGACATGTTCATCTGACACTATTACTTATTTTGAGGGGGTTTACTTCCTTTAAACCTGCACTGTTTGAGTCTTGCGGAAACTAAAGGAGATGTTGGTGCAGATACCAGACAGCACGTCGCATTTATGGAGGAAAATTACCAGCTGAGGAGAGCTCAGTCCAAACATTTCAACCCATTCGTTGGATTTGAAAGATGTTATGTTTGATTATCTTAACCGGGCCAGGTTTTCAGGGTAAAGTTCAACCAAATATAGAGTGGACCGAGTCTGAAAGTGAGTAGTAATAGTGGTGAAAAATCATGAGACTTTTAAAGAAGTGAATCATTTCCTTGAATTTATTTAGGGAAAAGAAAGTGGGTAAAtggcctgtacttatatagcgcttttatctaaagcactttacatgtacatcacattcacccattcacacactgatggtggaagctaccatgcaaggcgctcaaccatgacccatcaggagcaattaggggttcggtgtcttgctcagggacaccttgacaagAGTTCTCTGGGCCAGGATCGAACCGGAAACCTTTGGGCTGCAGGaagaccactctacccactgagccatgctgcctTTCTCCCATAGGAAAGGAGAAGAATGTACTTATGTAATGAAAAGTCCAAAGAATGTGCTTTGAGTTTTTAAAAAGGGAGTAAAGATAATGacagcttatttttttcttaatctgcACACAGCCACCCACCCACATCACACTCTAATCAGCCTGTAGCAATCAGGTGTCTGAGCTGAAGTTTCTCATCATTTGGCCAACCAGAGCTTGTTGCATTGCCTCAGCTTTTGGTGCATGGTGCGCAGGTGAAGTGAAAGTTTCAAGACTTTTTCTTCTCAAGTTAAATTTAACATAAGTTTGACCTCACCAACAGTGAGTGAGATTTAGAggtgaagtttttcttttatttcaaggATGtacgtttctttttttttaatcttattatgTCCACTGCAAAGATATTGCAGGTTTTCCCTCATAGGGCCTGCAAATGAcatatttttagtattttatctGACAGCATCTGTAGGGGGTTCACAGAGGAAATCTGTTAAATCTCTAAAACGTGATCCTTCACCTACTTTACCTTTCCTGCATTATCAGCAAGATTTAGTTGACTGTATAAAAGTATGTGATCCTAAAAAGTCCCATTTTACTCTTCTGATGGGAGTTATTGATCTATAATCCCTGATTTCCACTTTTAGTCTCCATAGCATTGTAACACATACAGTTTGCTTCATTGTTCCAGGAATGGCTGCAGGCTTTGTAATCTAAGATGGTGACAACGCTGTTGCCTAATAAGGCAGTTGTGCAGAAGCCCATGCAACGGCATCACCGTCACAGTCGCTTTTTAAAAGTGGAAGTCCAGTTCCAGGAGTCTGagtctgcagctgctttcaAATCcgttttttaaacatttttatttaataaacaacCTCAGTGTTCAGTTTCTGATATTTAGCCGATATCTTTAATATTGTGAACATCAATCTTGTCTAATCTTAAAACTATGTGTAGGACAGTTTGTGACATTACCAGATAAGGTAATAGGTGCTCTTCTTGGGTTAATGTCATTTTCTTGTTCCCTCAGCTGCTCTCGCCGAGCCTGAGATCTGCTACATACTGGATGGCATCTTGTTTCTGTACGGCATCATCCTGACGGCTCTCTACTGCAGGATCAAGGTTTGCACTGCAGACACCGGCTTTACCCAAGCCCGCAACAGCATGAatatcactttttcttttttaagagtTAGATTTTAATGTAATGAATGATGGGCacgtgcaaaacttaatagatgataaattaaagaaatacaagttaaattaaaagtttaattaactgtaaataaaaatttaataaaaaagtaacagCTAGAGtaaacttaaaaatgaaaagtaagtTTAACtctaaaattaaagttaaaagataaacaaacaaaaaaaaggaaaataaaaatgtaaaattttaaataattaaacaattaatttagattaaaaaacaaaaataaacccaaaagaaaaatttaaatctaaatcaaagaaaaccaaaataaacaaaagcaaaaaattcactaaataaaatgacaagaaaaaaggaaaagtttaaacaaacaaaatgaaaatttaattaaaaaatttaaatgaacaaaagacAGAATTAAACTCTCATAGTAAAAGGACGTGCAACAACAGGTTCTACATAAAAATAATCCAACACATTATCTGGGACGGAGTGTAAAATAGGTTGTGACGTGTCGTAAACAAACAAACGTGAAAACCTTATTACTTCCGTCTTCACTGTAGCTCTGTGGATGCAGCCATGAGTCTAAATTTAGCTTTCTCAGCTGCACGAAGGGCATGTTTGTTATGATCCTGAGCTCAGAGTGAAAAGGGAATTAACCCATGAGAAACCTGTGTGATCCaattattacctccaccaaggccgAGGTCATGTGTTCAGCAGAGCTCACTCAACGCGTTGTGGACGTGAACAAATGcttaacttttaaattaaagatgCCACAAAATACTGGTCATGGCATTAAATACAGTTTTAGAAAGCCCTTTATctaatttaaaaactgattattttaaaattttgtggatcacacacacacattttaagtcattttcgGCTGCATCCACTCAGGCCTTCTGTATGTTTCACTCATCGGttcatgaatttccctgcaagggattaataaagtatttctgattctgattctgattatcTGGTTGTATGAATACAGTTTCAGATTGTTTCTCCACGTTTCAAATGTCATTTACTTtccataaaaagaagaaaacatgcatTAAATAACAGTGGATGTAGCAGCAATATCCGAGTCATAAATGCTCCTGTTAAGGCAGCATTTAGTTAATATTGACTTACTTTAATGGACGTGTTTGCCTCAGACGTTTTTAGAGGATGGCTGGTGCTCAGTGCTATAACTATGTCAGTGAAGTGAATTAATTTCTGTAGATGAAGTGACAATGAGTAGTAAATGTGACTAATGTGTTGAAGTTTTACTTATCTTAATATTTTCCTCTACAGATCTACAGTGCTAGAGAGGCTAACGCTGGAAAAGGAAAGCCAAAGCAGGTAAACATCATTACTACTCGTGTGGGTAGCAGATATACACTCATCGGCTACTTCATCAGGCCACATAAGgtggtggcatagattcaacaatgtggtggaaacattcctcagaggctttGCTTCATactgacatgatagcatcacacagttgctgcacatccatgatgagaatctccagttccaccacatcccaaagctgctctactgagatctggtggctgtggaggccgttggagtccagtgaactcatcgtcatgttctagaaagcaggtggagatgatctgagctgtgtgacatggtgcattatcctgctggaagtagcatcagaagatgctccactgtggtcataaagggatggacatggtcagcaagaatactcaggtaggctgtggtggttaaaccaggccacgttggtactaaggggcccaaagtgggccaagaaaatatcccacacatcattacaccagcagcagcctgaagcgttgatccaaggcaggatggatccatgttttcatgatgtttccaccagattttgagcctagcatctgaatgtggagctgaaatggagcaACGTTTCTcaatcttctattgtccagttctggtgattctcctctgacctccgacatcaacaagacattctggtccagacaactgctgctcactggatattttctcttcttcagaccattctctgtaaaccctagagatggttgtgtgtgaaaatcccagtgaATACTCAGAcgaacaaccatgccacgttcagtcatttaaatctcccttttcttccttattctgatgctcagtttgaacttcagcaagtcgtcttcaccatgtctacatgactacatgcatTGAGCTGCTGCCTTGTGATTGTGTTATTCAGAAATTAAGTAATGGCCTGTTAATAAAGTAGCTGATGAGTGTATATAAAAGACCACGGCACCTGGATTTTTCCATCAGCAAATGTCTTGCTAAACTTGATGattttttgcagcattttttgcaagttaaactttaataaaaccacCAGAGACGAAACTAATAACTTCAGCTTCTATAGATTCATTTTCCCCCCAGTTGGCTTGTAATTATAAATAGTTTAACATTTTGGTTTCCGATCACCAGCCACAAACTGCGCTCAGTCCTACCTTACTTTACGCActtcttttgtctttgtctctAGCAGCCTGAAAGCTTTTCCTCACTACCCATGTTTTCTTACGGTTTctaaccttttttcttttccttttccatcAGAACGTTGAAGAAGGCATATATACGGTAAGTTTTATTCAATGTGAGTG includes these proteins:
- the fcer1g gene encoding high affinity immunoglobulin epsilon receptor subunit gamma, encoding MTVSGMNPVLVAVPLWMSFGRAAALAEPEICYILDGILFLYGIILTALYCRIKIYSAREANAGKGKPKQNVEEGIYTGLTPHATDTYETIGMKK